A region from the Catenulispora sp. MAP5-51 genome encodes:
- a CDS encoding peroxiredoxin, whose product MATLTIGDQFPKFNLTSVVDIDQANPEDAFVQITDETYKGWKIVFFWPKDFTFVCPTEIAAFGKLNGEFQDRDTQVLGVSVDNEFVHRAWRLDHKDLRELPFPMMADVKRELTAACGVLNKDGVADRATFIVDPNNEIQFVMVTAGSVGRNVDEVLRVLDALQTDELCPCNWKSGDETLVVRELLNA is encoded by the coding sequence GTGGCCACGCTGACCATCGGCGACCAGTTCCCCAAGTTCAACCTGACCTCGGTCGTGGACATCGACCAGGCCAACCCCGAGGACGCGTTCGTCCAGATCACCGACGAGACTTATAAGGGTTGGAAAATCGTCTTCTTCTGGCCCAAGGACTTCACGTTCGTCTGTCCGACCGAGATCGCGGCGTTCGGCAAGCTCAATGGGGAGTTCCAGGATCGGGACACGCAGGTGCTGGGGGTGTCCGTCGACAACGAGTTCGTGCACCGGGCTTGGCGGCTGGACCACAAGGATCTGCGGGAGCTGCCGTTCCCGATGATGGCGGACGTCAAGCGGGAGCTGACTGCTGCTTGCGGTGTGCTGAACAAGGATGGGGTTGCCGACCGGGCCACGTTCATTGTGGATCCGAACAACGAGATCCAGTTCGTCATGGTGACGGCCGGGTCTGTCGGGCGGAATGTTGATGAGGTGCTGCGGGTGCTGGATGCGCTGCAGACTGATGAGCTGTGCCCGTGCAACTGGAAGTCCGGCGACGAGACGCTGGTTGTGCGAGAGCTGCTGAACGCCTGA
- a CDS encoding carboxymuconolactone decarboxylase family protein → MGYEVLKDALPEYAKDVKLNLSSMINTSKLTEQQLWGAILGTAIASRNAKVIAELSADAKTHLSEVAYVAAKGAAAIMAMNNVYYRGMHLLGDPEYQNLRAGLRMNFMANHGVDKLDFELWSLAVSAINGCQRCLESHEQVLVKAGVSRETVQEAVKIAAIVNSVSVTLEAEDSLA, encoded by the coding sequence ATGGGGTACGAGGTTCTGAAGGATGCGCTGCCGGAGTACGCCAAGGACGTCAAGCTGAATCTCAGCTCGATGATCAACACCTCGAAGCTCACCGAGCAGCAGTTGTGGGGTGCGATTCTCGGGACGGCTATCGCGTCGCGGAATGCGAAGGTGATCGCGGAGCTTTCGGCTGATGCCAAGACGCATCTGTCGGAGGTGGCGTATGTCGCTGCCAAGGGGGCGGCGGCGATCATGGCCATGAACAACGTGTACTACCGGGGTATGCACCTGCTGGGCGACCCTGAGTACCAGAATCTGCGGGCCGGGCTGCGGATGAACTTCATGGCCAATCATGGGGTGGACAAGCTCGACTTCGAGTTGTGGTCGCTCGCTGTCTCGGCGATCAACGGGTGCCAGCGGTGCTTGGAGTCGCATGAGCAAGTTCTTGTGAAGGCCGGTGTCTCCCGCGAGACGGTGCAGGAAGCGGTTAAGATTGCTGCCATCGTCAACAGTGTCTCCGTGACGCTGGAGGCGGAAGACTCGCTGGCTTAA